In Bradyrhizobium lablabi, one DNA window encodes the following:
- a CDS encoding nitrate reductase, whose product MTAIDPALGATRTTCPYCGVGCGVLATPDNNGGAAIAGDPEHPANFGRLCSKGSALGETLGLEDRLLYPMIRCSKGTMERIAWSDALDHVAHRFAHIVKRDGPGAVAFYLSGQLLTEDYYVANKLMKGFIGSANVDTNSRLCMASSVAGHRRAFGADTVPGCYEDLDAADLLVLVGSNAAWCHPVLFQRMLANKQARGARMVVIDPRRTDTAGDADLFLGLKPGTDTALFSGLLVALADSGALDSDYIAHHTSGFDEALARAKSIAGSVGATALATGLSEQEVADFFQMFKSSPRVVTLYSQGVNQSAQGTDKVNAIINCHLATGRIGKPGASPFSLTGQPNAMGGREVGGLANQLAAHMAFTPPDIDRVRRFWKAPRIATHEGLKAVQMFEAIAKGEIKALWVMGTNPAVSLPDADAARAALKKLELFVVSENVLSNDTVNAGVHVLLPAQAWGEKSGTVTNSERRISRQRAFLRAPGETKPDWWIVGEVAKRLGFGPAFDFKSAAEVFREHAALSAFENGGGRDFDIGALTSLSDEEFDELTPVMWPIRAGDSAPQQRFFANGGFFANDHRARFIAPEIPALRSETTAGRPLRLNTGRIRDQWHTMTRSGTSPRLGQHLPEPFVEIHPDDAIRYGVDDDSFARVTTDYGQCTLKVAVSERQQRGMLFAPIHWSEATASTARVGALVAPITDPFSGQPENKATPASIVPYEYVFRGFALSRVPLQLPYHVWWARVTVAGGYGYLFADNADLARWQTWLRSVTCGDLAEYKDFGGGVYRAASFIENRIATCLFVGPARDAGDWDVVKNLFAADALSDDQRRTLLSGKSMDGLASTGPIVCACFGVGRTTICDAIAAGAGTAAEIGAQLKAGTNCGSCIPELKRLAAQAGVVASADGHKQAVAS is encoded by the coding sequence ATGACGGCCATCGATCCAGCCTTGGGCGCCACGCGCACGACCTGTCCCTATTGCGGCGTCGGCTGCGGCGTCTTGGCGACGCCGGACAATAATGGTGGCGCGGCGATAGCGGGCGATCCCGAGCACCCCGCCAATTTCGGACGGCTGTGCTCGAAGGGCTCGGCGCTCGGCGAAACGCTGGGGCTTGAGGACCGCTTGCTCTACCCGATGATCCGCTGCAGCAAAGGCACCATGGAGCGGATCGCCTGGAGCGACGCGCTCGACCATGTCGCGCATCGCTTTGCCCATATCGTGAAGCGCGACGGCCCAGGCGCTGTGGCGTTTTATCTCTCGGGGCAGTTGCTGACCGAGGATTATTACGTCGCCAACAAGTTGATGAAGGGATTCATCGGCAGCGCCAATGTCGATACCAATTCACGGCTGTGCATGGCGTCCTCGGTCGCCGGCCACCGCCGCGCGTTCGGCGCCGATACCGTGCCGGGCTGCTATGAGGATCTCGATGCCGCCGACCTATTGGTGCTGGTCGGCTCCAACGCCGCATGGTGCCATCCGGTGCTGTTCCAGCGCATGCTCGCCAACAAGCAGGCACGCGGCGCGCGCATGGTGGTGATCGATCCGCGCCGGACCGATACCGCCGGCGATGCCGATCTGTTTCTGGGATTGAAGCCCGGCACCGATACCGCGCTGTTCTCGGGGCTGCTGGTAGCGCTCGCAGACAGCGGCGCTCTCGATTCCGACTATATTGCACACCACACTTCCGGCTTCGACGAAGCGCTGGCGCGTGCGAAAAGCATCGCCGGCAGTGTTGGCGCGACCGCGCTCGCGACCGGCCTGTCCGAGCAGGAGGTCGCCGACTTCTTCCAGATGTTCAAGAGCAGCCCGCGCGTGGTGACGCTGTATTCGCAGGGCGTCAACCAGTCGGCGCAGGGCACCGACAAGGTCAACGCCATCATCAATTGCCACCTCGCCACCGGGCGGATCGGCAAGCCGGGCGCATCGCCGTTCTCGCTGACTGGACAGCCCAATGCGATGGGCGGGCGCGAGGTCGGCGGGCTTGCCAATCAGCTCGCCGCGCACATGGCGTTCACTCCTCCGGACATCGACCGCGTGCGGCGATTCTGGAAGGCGCCGCGGATCGCCACCCATGAGGGGCTGAAGGCGGTCCAGATGTTCGAGGCGATCGCCAAGGGCGAGATCAAGGCGTTGTGGGTGATGGGCACCAATCCCGCGGTGTCGTTGCCGGACGCGGACGCTGCCCGCGCTGCGCTGAAGAAGCTCGAGCTGTTTGTGGTCTCGGAAAACGTGCTCTCCAACGATACCGTCAATGCCGGCGTGCATGTGCTGCTGCCGGCGCAGGCCTGGGGCGAGAAATCCGGCACTGTGACCAATTCCGAACGGCGCATTTCACGGCAGCGTGCGTTCCTCAGAGCCCCGGGAGAGACAAAACCGGATTGGTGGATCGTCGGCGAGGTCGCCAAGCGCCTCGGTTTTGGTCCGGCATTCGACTTCAAATCGGCGGCGGAAGTGTTCCGCGAACACGCCGCGCTCTCGGCATTCGAGAATGGCGGTGGCCGCGATTTCGATATCGGCGCGTTGACGTCGTTGTCGGATGAGGAATTCGACGAGCTGACGCCGGTGATGTGGCCGATCCGCGCCGGCGATAGCGCGCCGCAGCAGCGGTTCTTCGCCAATGGCGGATTCTTTGCAAACGACCACAGAGCGCGCTTCATCGCGCCGGAAATTCCGGCGCTGCGAAGCGAGACCACCGCCGGCCGGCCGCTGCGGTTGAACACCGGCCGTATCCGCGACCAATGGCACACCATGACCCGCAGCGGCACCAGTCCGCGGTTGGGCCAGCACCTGCCGGAGCCTTTCGTCGAGATTCATCCCGACGATGCCATCCGATATGGCGTAGACGACGACAGTTTTGCGCGTGTTACCACCGACTACGGGCAGTGCACGCTGAAGGTGGCGGTCAGCGAGCGGCAGCAGCGCGGCATGCTGTTCGCGCCGATCCATTGGAGCGAGGCGACGGCGTCGACCGCACGCGTCGGCGCGCTGGTGGCACCGATCACCGATCCGTTTTCCGGCCAGCCCGAGAACAAGGCGACGCCGGCCTCGATCGTGCCGTACGAATACGTGTTCCGCGGCTTCGCGCTGTCGCGGGTGCCGCTGCAACTGCCTTACCATGTCTGGTGGGCGCGGGTCACCGTGGCCGGCGGTTACGGCTATCTGTTCGCCGACAATGCCGATCTGGCGCGATGGCAGACATGGCTGCGTTCGGTCACCTGTGGCGATCTCGCCGAATACAAGGATTTCGGCGGAGGCGTCTATCGGGCGGCGTCGTTTATCGAAAATCGCATCGCGACCTGCCTGTTCGTCGGCCCGGCACGGGATGCGGGCGATTGGGATGTGGTGAAAAACCTGTTCGCCGCCGATGCGCTCAGCGACGATCAGCGCCGCACGCTATTGTCAGGCAAATCGATGGACGGGTTGGCGAGCACAGGTCCGATCGTCTGCGCCTGTTTCGGGGTCGGCCGTACCACGATTTGCGACGCGATCGCGGCAGGCGCGGGAACGGCCGCCGAAATCGGCGCGCAGCTGAAGGCCGGCACCAATTGCGGCTCGTGCATTCCGGAATTGAAGCGGTTGGCCGCGCAGGCGGGTGTGGTTGCGTCGGCGGATGGGCATAAGCAGGCGGTCGCGAGTTAG
- a CDS encoding aldo/keto reductase — protein sequence MRQQKFGKNGPPVSVIGQGTWYIDRGDRKTAVAALRRGIDLGMTHIDTAEMYGDAELVVAEAIAGRRDDIFLVSKVLPSNASRRGTIVACERSLARLKTDRLDCYLLHWRGSYPLAETVAAFEQLVGEGKIRSWGVSNFDVDDLDELLEVAGEGEIACNQVLYHLGQRAIEHAVMPWCKQHGTAVVAYSPFGHNEFPSPRSRGGEVLERIAEAHGASPRQVALAFLTREPFVFAIPKASTPEHAAENAAAGDLVLTRDEIAAIDKAFPRGPKPRSLPML from the coding sequence TTGAGACAGCAAAAATTCGGCAAAAACGGCCCGCCTGTGTCTGTGATCGGGCAGGGCACCTGGTACATCGACCGCGGCGATCGCAAGACGGCGGTCGCGGCGTTACGCCGCGGCATCGATCTCGGCATGACCCATATCGACACCGCGGAGATGTATGGCGATGCCGAACTGGTGGTCGCGGAAGCGATCGCGGGGCGGCGCGACGACATCTTCCTGGTTTCGAAAGTCCTGCCCAGCAATGCGTCGCGGCGCGGCACGATTGTGGCCTGCGAGCGTTCACTGGCGCGGCTGAAAACCGACCGGCTCGATTGTTATCTCCTGCATTGGCGCGGATCGTATCCGCTGGCCGAAACCGTTGCCGCATTCGAGCAACTGGTCGGCGAGGGGAAAATCCGCTCGTGGGGCGTCAGCAATTTCGATGTCGACGATCTCGACGAGCTGCTTGAGGTGGCCGGCGAAGGCGAGATCGCCTGCAATCAGGTGCTCTATCATCTCGGGCAACGCGCGATCGAACACGCTGTCATGCCGTGGTGCAAGCAGCACGGCACAGCGGTGGTCGCCTATTCGCCGTTCGGCCACAATGAGTTTCCTTCCCCGCGCAGCAGGGGTGGCGAGGTGCTCGAGAGGATCGCCGAGGCGCATGGCGCGTCGCCGCGTCAGGTCGCGCTCGCGTTTCTGACGCGCGAGCCTTTCGTGTTCGCGATTCCAAAAGCCTCGACGCCGGAGCACGCCGCCGAAAACGCCGCTGCGGGCGACCTCGTGCTCACCCGTGACGAGATCGCCGCGATCGACAAAGCGTTTCCGCGCGGACCCAAGCCGCGAAGCCTGCCGATGCTGTAG
- a CDS encoding DMT family transporter, producing MTPPQAAAARLDSAPLPLPEKKLAARAAPARADRPFRGIALILASTVFLGTSDVTAKYLSATLPSIEIAWIRFLVFGLIMVPAMLPHSPLYAMRTERLGLQLMRGAALLGSSLFFISGLRFLPIAEASATGFVSPLFVTALSIIFLGERVGVRRWLATAVGLIGVVIILRPGTGAFHPAVFFPIISALAWACTLIMTRMLSGREHALTTMTYSSIAGVFILSALVPFVWVAPTWHDILFGILIGVASTAGQWIVVLAFRYADASVLAPFSYTQLLWVSILGFAIFGEVPDLWTVTGAAFIVASGLYTAHRERIRRSQLLALDAELSPNA from the coding sequence GTGACACCGCCACAAGCCGCAGCCGCCAGGCTGGACAGCGCTCCATTACCTTTGCCCGAGAAGAAGTTAGCCGCACGCGCTGCGCCGGCGCGCGCCGACCGGCCTTTCCGCGGCATCGCGCTGATCCTCGCCTCGACCGTGTTCCTCGGCACCTCGGACGTGACAGCGAAATATCTGTCGGCGACATTGCCCTCGATCGAGATCGCCTGGATCAGGTTTCTGGTGTTCGGACTGATCATGGTTCCGGCGATGCTGCCGCATTCGCCGCTTTACGCCATGCGAACCGAACGGCTGGGCCTGCAATTGATGCGGGGCGCAGCACTTTTGGGATCGTCGCTGTTCTTTATTTCCGGCTTGCGCTTTCTTCCCATTGCCGAAGCATCGGCGACCGGCTTCGTCTCGCCGTTGTTCGTCACCGCATTGTCGATCATCTTTCTCGGCGAGCGCGTCGGCGTACGCCGCTGGCTCGCGACCGCGGTCGGATTGATCGGCGTGGTGATCATCTTGCGGCCGGGCACCGGCGCCTTTCATCCCGCCGTGTTTTTCCCGATCATCTCCGCGCTGGCCTGGGCCTGCACCTTGATCATGACGCGGATGTTGAGCGGACGGGAACACGCCCTCACCACCATGACCTATTCGTCGATCGCAGGCGTCTTCATCCTGTCGGCGCTGGTCCCGTTCGTCTGGGTCGCCCCGACCTGGCATGACATCCTGTTCGGGATTTTGATCGGCGTGGCCTCGACCGCGGGACAGTGGATCGTGGTGCTGGCGTTCCGCTATGCCGACGCCTCGGTGCTGGCGCCGTTTTCCTACACCCAATTGCTGTGGGTCTCTATCCTCGGCTTTGCGATTTTCGGCGAGGTGCCTGACCTCTGGACCGTGACCGGTGCGGCCTTCATCGTCGCCAGCGGCCTCTATACCGCGCACCGCGAGCGCATCCGCCGCTCGCAGCTGTTGGCGTTGGACGCGGAGCTGTCGCCGAACGCCTGA
- a CDS encoding NAD(P)/FAD-dependent oxidoreductase, whose translation MSEPLVIVGNGMAAARLVDELTKTAQGRYAIAVIGDEPRLAYNRVLLSSVLAGETGSHEIELKPAAWWRDRGVTLKYGCLATEIDVGRRELKIANEESVAFSRLVLATGSTPLRLNVPGADLAGVNTFRDSRDVDLLLTLAAQRKRVVVVGGGLLGLEAAYGLAKAGATVTLVHLMDRLMERQLDAPAAELLKYLVERKGIKILLNANTARIHGETHVEGVELTDGRRIDADAVIFAAGIRPNVALAKEAGIAVNRGIVVDDHLQTAAPGIFALGECAEHRGVCYGLVEPAYEQAHVLSRHLAGRAAAYQGSVVATNLKVSGVSVFSAGDFIGADGTETIVLNDFRHGTYKKLVISDGRLSGAVLVGDVGDALWYLELIRSREPIARIRNRMMFGRTLTVQAEAA comes from the coding sequence GTGAGCGAACCGCTGGTTATTGTCGGCAACGGAATGGCCGCTGCGCGTCTGGTCGACGAACTGACCAAGACAGCACAAGGCCGTTACGCCATCGCCGTGATCGGCGACGAGCCGCGTCTGGCTTACAACCGCGTCCTGCTCTCGTCGGTATTGGCGGGCGAGACTGGTTCCCATGAGATCGAGCTGAAGCCGGCCGCGTGGTGGCGCGACCGCGGCGTCACCTTGAAATATGGTTGCCTTGCCACCGAGATCGACGTCGGCCGCCGCGAACTCAAGATCGCCAATGAAGAGAGCGTCGCATTCTCGAGGCTGGTGCTTGCCACCGGCTCGACGCCGCTGCGGCTCAATGTGCCCGGCGCCGATCTCGCCGGCGTCAACACCTTTCGCGACAGCCGGGACGTCGATCTGCTGTTGACGCTCGCCGCGCAAAGGAAGCGCGTCGTCGTGGTCGGCGGCGGATTGCTCGGGTTGGAGGCAGCTTACGGCCTCGCCAAGGCCGGCGCGACAGTGACGCTGGTGCACCTGATGGACCGGCTGATGGAGCGGCAGCTCGATGCACCGGCGGCGGAACTCTTGAAATATCTCGTCGAGCGCAAGGGGATCAAAATCCTGCTCAATGCCAACACCGCGCGTATCCACGGTGAGACGCATGTCGAAGGCGTTGAGCTGACCGACGGGCGCCGGATCGATGCCGACGCGGTGATCTTCGCCGCCGGTATCCGGCCCAATGTCGCGCTGGCAAAGGAGGCCGGCATTGCCGTCAATCGCGGCATCGTCGTCGACGATCATCTGCAGACCGCCGCGCCCGGCATCTTCGCGCTCGGCGAATGCGCCGAGCATCGCGGCGTCTGCTATGGCCTGGTCGAACCGGCCTACGAGCAGGCGCATGTCCTTAGCCGGCATCTCGCAGGCAGGGCTGCCGCCTACCAGGGCAGCGTGGTCGCCACCAATCTGAAGGTCTCGGGCGTCAGCGTGTTTTCGGCGGGCGATTTCATCGGCGCGGATGGAACCGAGACCATCGTGCTGAACGATTTCAGACATGGCACTTACAAAAAGCTGGTGATATCGGACGGTCGACTGAGCGGCGCGGTCTTGGTCGGCGACGTCGGCGACGCGTTGTGGTACCTCGAATTGATCCGCAGCCGCGAGCCGATCGCAAGAATTCGCAACCGCATGATGTTCGGTCGCACGCTGACGGTCCAGGCGGAGGCGGCGTAA
- a CDS encoding carbohydrate ABC transporter permease, with translation MSPLRRLLGQVGLAFALIVIVSPAVLFFLWMLSLSVKFEVDNASYPPVFIPEHFNWGNYAAVFASNRFSTYFMNSLIVTGAATAFALIVGVPAGYGLARMRAHKAAIVILIARITPGLSYLIPLFLLFQWLGLLGTLWPQIIIHLVVTVPIVIWIMIGYFETTPMELEESALIDGATSWQVFRYVALPIARPGIAVAFILAVIFSWNNFVFGIVLAGRETRTLPVAVYNMISFDQLSWGPLAAAALIVTLPVLLLTVFAQRQIVAGLTAGAVKGG, from the coding sequence ATGAGCCCGCTCCGACGCCTGCTCGGCCAGGTCGGCCTCGCCTTCGCGCTCATCGTCATCGTGTCGCCGGCGGTATTGTTCTTCCTCTGGATGCTGTCACTGTCGGTGAAATTCGAGGTCGACAACGCCTCCTATCCGCCGGTCTTCATCCCCGAACATTTCAATTGGGGCAATTACGCTGCCGTCTTCGCCTCCAACCGGTTCTCGACCTATTTTATGAATAGCCTGATCGTCACGGGGGCAGCGACCGCGTTCGCGCTAATAGTCGGCGTGCCCGCGGGCTATGGCCTCGCCCGCATGCGTGCACATAAGGCGGCAATCGTGATCCTGATCGCGCGCATCACGCCCGGCCTGTCTTATCTCATTCCGCTGTTTCTCTTGTTCCAGTGGCTGGGACTGCTCGGCACGCTCTGGCCGCAGATCATCATCCACCTCGTGGTGACGGTGCCGATCGTGATCTGGATCATGATCGGTTATTTCGAGACCACGCCGATGGAGCTCGAAGAGTCGGCGCTGATCGACGGCGCCACAAGCTGGCAGGTGTTCCGTTACGTCGCGCTGCCGATCGCGCGGCCGGGGATCGCGGTCGCGTTCATCCTGGCGGTGATTTTTTCGTGGAACAATTTTGTCTTCGGCATCGTGCTGGCCGGGCGGGAGACGCGCACGCTGCCGGTTGCCGTCTACAACATGATCTCCTTCGACCAGTTGAGCTGGGGCCCGCTCGCCGCCGCGGCGCTGATTGTCACTTTGCCGGTGCTGCTGCTGACGGTGTTCGCGCAACGCCAGATCGTGGCGGGCCTGACCGCGGGCGCGGTCAAGGGCGGGTAA
- a CDS encoding MFS transporter, whose protein sequence is MSTENPTWISEWNPEDETFWNTKGKVVARRNLIWSIVAEHIGFSVWLIWSIVATKLPAAGFHFDTDQLFQLVAVPGLIGSLMRFPYTFAVTTFGGRNWTIFSAAVLFIPTLALAYFVSHPETPFWLMLLVASTAGLGGGNFASSMANISFFYPDRMKGWALGLNAAGGNIGVSSVQLLTPILMGFGIFNLYQATPVSGVYLQNAGLMWIVPLAIAVFGAVFFMNNLTSAKSSFKDQLAIIGRKHTWIMSFIYIGTFGSFIGYSAAFPLLIKTQFPAVTIAIAFLGPLVGSLSRPFGGLLADKVGGAIVTFWNFIAMGAATIGVLYFVVIKDFNGFLAMFLILFVTTGIGNGSTYRMIPSIFREENLRKAKGSGEAGRALALKAASIESGAALGFIGAIGACGGYLIPSGFGKSIAITGGPQLALEIYLAFYAVCLFLTWWFYLRRSSVASSATSLAEARV, encoded by the coding sequence ATGAGTACCGAGAACCCGACCTGGATTTCAGAGTGGAACCCAGAAGATGAGACGTTTTGGAACACCAAGGGCAAGGTCGTCGCTCGGCGCAATTTGATCTGGTCGATTGTCGCCGAGCATATCGGATTTTCGGTCTGGCTGATCTGGAGCATCGTCGCCACCAAATTGCCGGCGGCCGGCTTCCACTTCGACACGGACCAGCTGTTTCAGCTGGTGGCGGTGCCGGGGCTGATCGGCTCGCTGATGCGTTTTCCCTACACGTTCGCGGTAACGACCTTCGGCGGCCGCAACTGGACCATCTTCAGTGCCGCGGTGCTGTTCATCCCGACGCTTGCGCTGGCTTATTTCGTCAGCCATCCCGAGACGCCGTTCTGGCTGATGCTTTTGGTCGCCTCCACCGCGGGCCTCGGCGGCGGCAATTTTGCTTCCAGCATGGCCAACATCTCCTTCTTCTATCCCGACCGCATGAAGGGCTGGGCGCTCGGCCTGAACGCGGCCGGCGGCAATATCGGCGTCTCAAGCGTCCAGTTGCTGACGCCCATTCTGATGGGGTTTGGCATTTTCAATCTCTATCAGGCAACGCCGGTCTCGGGCGTTTACCTTCAGAACGCAGGCCTGATGTGGATCGTGCCGCTCGCGATCGCGGTATTCGGCGCCGTCTTCTTCATGAACAACCTCACTTCGGCGAAGTCTTCGTTCAAGGACCAGCTCGCCATTATCGGCCGCAAGCATACCTGGATCATGTCCTTCATCTATATCGGGACGTTCGGATCCTTCATCGGTTACTCCGCGGCGTTTCCGCTTCTGATCAAGACGCAATTCCCCGCGGTCACGATTGCAATCGCGTTCCTTGGACCTTTGGTCGGCTCGCTGTCGCGCCCGTTCGGCGGCCTCTTGGCCGACAAGGTCGGCGGCGCGATCGTGACGTTCTGGAATTTCATCGCGATGGGCGCGGCCACGATCGGCGTGCTGTATTTCGTCGTTATCAAGGACTTCAACGGCTTCCTCGCGATGTTCCTGATCCTGTTCGTCACGACCGGGATCGGCAACGGCTCGACCTACCGGATGATCCCCTCGATCTTCCGCGAGGAGAATCTTCGCAAGGCAAAGGGCAGCGGCGAAGCCGGCCGGGCACTCGCGCTGAAAGCCGCCAGCATCGAGAGCGGTGCCGCGCTCGGCTTCATCGGCGCGATCGGCGCCTGCGGCGGCTATTTGATCCCGAGCGGTTTCGGCAAGTCGATCGCGATCACCGGCGGTCCGCAGCTCGCGCTGGAAATCTATCTGGCGTTCTACGCGGTCTGCCTGTTTCTGACCTGGTGGTTCTATCTGCGCCGCAGTTCGGTGGCCTCGAGCGCGACCAGCCTCGCCGAAGCACGGGTGTGA
- a CDS encoding ABC transporter substrate-binding protein, with product MAHFGPTRRSLLQGTLAAGALGLTGFPAQADVQWKKYAGTTIEANLIKGPRGELLQKYASEFTDLTGIKVESEVIPEQQQRQKAVIELTSGKPSFDVVHVSYHVQKRQFEKAGWLADLTAFMKDPNLTAPDLTVDDFSAGGRQFAQNDKGEMHSLPWSVDYFILYWNKELFAKKGVTLPKTLDEMAVAAEKLNDPANGIYGFTGRGLRNANMTLWTNFFLDYGGEFLDDKGNILTDGPEAIAATKLYQRLLTKTAPPGVAGFNWMESMASLTQGRAAMWIDGVGWAPPIEDPNASRVVGKIGYALVPAGPKGQYSAAYGDGIGIPQASTKKEAAYLYCQWAVSKTMGARLLQSGGGMPFRNSILNDETIRKGVKMPPEWLDAAIGSAKISKLGLPVIIPVAEFRDIVGAALTATLSGADPETELKKAHAQFRPILERSEKS from the coding sequence ATGGCCCATTTTGGCCCGACCCGGCGTTCCCTATTGCAGGGAACACTCGCCGCAGGCGCACTCGGTCTCACCGGATTTCCCGCGCAAGCGGACGTACAGTGGAAGAAATATGCCGGCACCACCATCGAAGCCAACCTGATCAAGGGGCCGCGTGGCGAACTGTTGCAGAAATACGCCTCCGAGTTCACCGACCTCACCGGCATCAAGGTTGAATCCGAAGTCATTCCGGAGCAGCAGCAGCGGCAAAAGGCGGTCATCGAGCTCACCTCCGGCAAGCCGAGTTTTGATGTCGTTCATGTCAGCTATCACGTGCAGAAGCGGCAGTTCGAAAAGGCCGGCTGGCTCGCCGACCTGACCGCGTTCATGAAGGATCCGAACCTGACCGCACCCGACCTCACGGTTGACGATTTCTCCGCCGGCGGCCGGCAATTTGCCCAGAACGACAAGGGCGAAATGCATTCACTACCCTGGTCGGTGGACTATTTTATTCTGTACTGGAACAAGGAGCTGTTCGCGAAGAAGGGCGTGACGCTGCCGAAAACGCTCGACGAGATGGCCGTCGCCGCCGAGAAACTCAACGACCCTGCCAATGGGATTTACGGTTTTACCGGCCGCGGCTTGCGCAACGCCAACATGACGCTGTGGACCAATTTCTTCCTCGATTACGGCGGCGAGTTCCTCGACGACAAGGGCAACATCCTGACCGATGGCCCGGAGGCGATCGCGGCCACCAAACTGTACCAGCGCCTGCTAACCAAGACGGCGCCTCCAGGCGTTGCCGGTTTCAACTGGATGGAATCGATGGCGTCGCTGACCCAAGGTCGCGCCGCGATGTGGATCGACGGCGTCGGCTGGGCGCCGCCGATCGAGGATCCCAACGCGTCGCGCGTGGTCGGCAAGATCGGCTATGCCCTGGTGCCGGCCGGACCCAAGGGCCAATATTCCGCCGCCTATGGTGACGGCATCGGCATCCCCCAGGCCAGCACCAAGAAGGAAGCCGCCTATCTCTATTGCCAATGGGCGGTGTCGAAGACGATGGGCGCGCGGCTGTTGCAAAGCGGCGGCGGTATGCCGTTCCGGAATTCGATCCTCAACGACGAGACGATCCGCAAAGGTGTAAAAATGCCGCCGGAATGGCTGGATGCGGCGATCGGTTCGGCCAAAATCTCAAAGCTTGGCCTCCCCGTCATCATTCCGGTCGCCGAATTCCGCGACATCGTCGGCGCTGCGCTGACCGCGACGCTGTCGGGCGCCGATCCCGAGACCGAACTGAAGAAGGCGCACGCGCAATTCCGCCCGATCCTGGAGCGCAGCGAAAAGTCGTGA
- a CDS encoding globin family protein, with product MTPDQVKLVQQSFAKVVPISDQAAVIFYDRLFEIAPAVKPMFTGDMAVQRGKLMTMLGAVVKGLSNIESILPAASALAIRHVSYGAKAEHYPVVGAALLWTLEKGLGDGWTPEVADAWTAAYTTLSGYMISEAYGRPEAAE from the coding sequence ATGACACCGGACCAAGTCAAACTCGTGCAGCAAAGTTTTGCCAAAGTGGTGCCGATTTCGGATCAGGCGGCGGTGATCTTTTACGATCGTCTGTTCGAGATCGCCCCGGCAGTGAAGCCGATGTTCACCGGCGACATGGCCGTACAGCGCGGCAAGCTGATGACGATGCTGGGAGCGGTCGTCAAGGGCCTTAGTAATATTGAATCGATATTGCCGGCTGCGAGCGCGCTCGCCATCCGCCACGTCAGCTATGGCGCCAAGGCCGAGCACTATCCGGTGGTCGGCGCCGCTTTGCTGTGGACTTTGGAAAAGGGCCTCGGCGATGGCTGGACGCCGGAAGTCGCGGACGCATGGACGGCGGCCTACACCACGCTGTCCGGCTACATGATTTCCGAGGCCTATGGCCGCCCCGAGGCCGCCGAGTAA
- a CDS encoding carbohydrate ABC transporter permease, with amino-acid sequence MSGIAASETAPARPGDAARETSEWRPPSYWPFVLPALIVVLAVIIFPWAYTIWMSLHEWKVGAPPTFVGLANYIRLPSDGRFVESVGHTLLYTLLSVALPLIFGTLAAVVFHAKFPMRGFLRGLFILPMMATPVAIALVWTMMFHPQLGILNYLLSLVGLPPQLWVFHPATVIPSLVLVETWQWTPLVMLIVLGGLAAIPAEPYESALIDGATRWQVFRYISLPLIMPFIFIASMIRMIDAVKSFDIIFAITQGGPGTASETINLYLYSVAFVYYDVGYASAIVVVFFALIVALAGALLRLRQTTHWNDSGGIA; translated from the coding sequence GTGAGCGGCATAGCGGCGAGCGAAACGGCGCCGGCCCGACCGGGCGATGCCGCGCGCGAAACGAGCGAGTGGCGGCCGCCATCCTATTGGCCGTTCGTTCTGCCGGCGCTGATCGTGGTTCTCGCGGTCATCATCTTCCCGTGGGCCTATACGATCTGGATGAGCCTGCACGAATGGAAGGTCGGCGCGCCGCCGACTTTTGTCGGCCTTGCCAACTACATTCGCCTGCCCAGCGATGGGCGTTTTGTGGAGTCGGTCGGGCACACGCTCCTCTACACCCTGCTGTCGGTGGCGCTGCCTTTGATCTTCGGCACGCTCGCGGCGGTGGTGTTTCACGCCAAATTTCCGATGCGCGGCTTTTTGCGCGGCCTCTTCATTCTGCCGATGATGGCGACCCCGGTTGCGATCGCCTTGGTGTGGACCATGATGTTCCACCCGCAGCTCGGTATCCTCAATTACCTGTTGTCGCTGGTCGGCCTGCCGCCGCAGCTCTGGGTGTTTCACCCCGCAACCGTCATCCCCTCGCTGGTTCTGGTCGAAACCTGGCAATGGACGCCGCTGGTGATGCTGATCGTGCTCGGCGGCCTTGCCGCGATCCCGGCCGAGCCGTATGAGAGCGCGCTGATCGACGGCGCGACCCGCTGGCAGGTTTTCCGCTACATCTCGCTGCCGCTGATCATGCCGTTTATCTTCATCGCCTCGATGATCCGCATGATAGACGCGGTGAAGAGTTTTGATATTATCTTTGCGATCACGCAAGGAGGCCCCGGCACCGCCTCCGAGACCATCAACCTCTATCTCTACAGCGTCGCCTTTGTCTATTACGACGTCGGCTACGCCTCCGCGATCGTGGTCGTGTTCTTCGCGCTCATCGTTGCGTTAGCGGGCGCGCTGCTGCGGCTCCGCCAGACCACGCACTGGAACGACTCCGGGGGCATCGCATGA